AATAGTTTTCATAATTAACTTTTCCCCATTGCGGACTCCTCCCTTCGGGGGGGGGGGAGTCCGCAATGGGGTTTATAAGTAAGTATAATATAATAATAATTATATTAAAATATAAATATTATCATATATATATATATTATATATATATATTAAGTAATATTATTTCTATAAATTAAATTAACATTTAAATTTATAAATGTATAGATTATAAAAATATTTATGACACATTTAGAAAGAAGTAGACATCAACAATTTCCCTTTCATTTAGTAGCTCCATCACCATGACCAATTGTAGTATCATTTGCATTAATGTCATTAGCATTATCATTAGCTTTAACTATGCATGGATATATTGGACATATGTATTTAATTTATTTATCAATTTTAACAGTAACATTAAGTGCTACATTATGATTTAGAGATATTATTGCTGAAGCAACATATTTAGGAGATCATACAATTGCTGTTAGAAAAGGTATTAATTTAGGTTTCTTATTATTCGTAGTATCAGAAATTTTAATTTTCGCTGCATTATTCTGAGCTTATTTCCATTCAGCTATGAGCCCTAATATTGAATTAGGTGGTGTATGACCTCCAGTTGGTATTCAAGCTGTACAACCTACAGAATTACCTTTATTAAATACTATTATCTTATTATCTTCAGGTGCTACTATTACATATAGTCATCATGGATTAGTAGGTGGTAATAGAAAAAATGCATTATCAGGATTATTAATTACATTCTGATTAATTGTTATTTTTGTTACTTGTCAATATATCGAATATACTAATGCTACTTTCACAATTACTGATGGTGTATATGGATCAGTATTCTATGCTGGTACAGGATTACATTTCTTACATATGGTTATGTTAGCAGCAATGTTAGGTATTAATTATTGAAGATTAAGAAACTATCATTTAACAGCTACTCATCATGTAGGTTATGAAACAACAGTGTTGTAC
The nucleotide sequence above comes from Kluyveromyces lactis mitochondrion, complete genome. Encoded proteins:
- the COX3 gene encoding cytochrome c oxidase subunit 3, which gives rise to MTHLERSRHQQFPFHLVAPSPWPIVVSFALMSLALSLALTMHGYIGHMYLIYLSILTVTLSATLWFRDIIAEATYLGDHTIAVRKGINLGFLLFVVSEILIFAALFWAYFHSAMSPNIELGGVWPPVGIQAVQPTELPLLNTIILLSSGATITYSHHGLVGGNRKNALSGLLITFWLIVIFVTCQYIEYTNATFTITDGVYGSVFYAGTGLHFLHMVMLAAMLGINYWRLRNYHLTATHHVGYETTVLYCHILDIIWLFLYIVFYWWGV